A window of Bufo gargarizans isolate SCDJY-AF-19 chromosome 9, ASM1485885v1, whole genome shotgun sequence contains these coding sequences:
- the GFI1B gene encoding zinc finger protein Gfi-1b, translating into MPRSFLVKTKKTHSYHQHRYSEDEVLPKEEPITAPCHDPQNSESSGSDLKEYSPEDLTKGTPTRSEDDPETPIYINRGSPAASVPGIPLPLLPLKSYPSLSLSAYYKQRLSWEPLHSAYSFKQVPSNVHPSMLPSPIGLYSGPPPASKSDYDHPINYSLGFSSSMDSYHCVKCSKVFSTSHGLEVHVRRSHSGTRPFVCNICGKSFGHAVSLEQHLNVHSQERSFECKMCGKTFKRSSTLSTHLLIHSDTRPYPCQFCGKRFHQKSDMKKHTYIHTGEKPHKCQVCGKAFSQSSNLITHSRKHTGFRPFTCDLCGKGFQRKVDLRRHRENQHGLK; encoded by the exons ATGCCACGCTCCTTTTTGGTAAAAACCAAGAAAACTCACAGTTACCATCAACATCGCTACTCGGAAGATGAAGTTTTGCCCAAGGAGGAGCCCATCACAGCGccatgtcacg ATCCTCAAAACAGTGAATCGTCCGGAAGTGACCTCAAAGAGTACTCCCCTGAGGACCTGACCAAGGGCACCCCCACCCGCTCAGAGGACGACCCGGAGACACCCATTTATATCAACCGAGGGTCCCCTGCGGCCTCAGTTCCAG GGATCCCTCTGCCTTTGCTGCCCTTAAAGTCATACCCTTCCCTCTCCCTGTCCGCCTACTACAAGCAGAGGCTTTCCTGGGAGCCCCTGCATTCTGCCTACAGCTTCAAGCAGGTCCCGTCCAACGTGCACCCCTCCATGCTGCCGAGTCCTATAGGGTTATACAGCGGCCCCCCTCCAGCTAGCAAATCGGACTACGATCACCCCATTAATTACAGTCTGGGGTTCTCCTCTTCTATGGACAGCTACCACTGTGTCAAGTGCAGCAAG GTTTTCTCTACGTCTCATGGATTGGAGGTTCACGTCCGGAGATCTCATAGTGGAACCCGACCATTTGTCTGCAATATTTGTGGAAAGTCCTTTGGCCATGCCGTCAGTCTTGAGCAACATCTGAATGTTCACTCACAG GAAAGGAGCTTCGAGTGCAAGATGTGTGGCAAAACATTTAAGAGATCTTCTACATTGTCCACCCACCTGCTCATCCACTCAGACACTCGGCCCTATCCTTGCCAGTTCTGCGGAAAGCGTTTCCATCAAAAGTCTGACATGAAGAAACATACATATATCCACACCG GAGAGAAGCCGCACAAGTGTCAGGTTTGTGGGAAAGCTTTCAGTCAGAGCTCCAACCTGATCACGCACAGCCGGAAGCACACGGGCTTTAGGCCGTTCACATGTGACTTATGCGGTAAAGGCTTCCAGCGAAAAGTAGACCTAAGGAGACACCGAGAAAACCAACACGGGCTGAAATGA